The following are from one region of the Nicotiana tomentosiformis chromosome 7, ASM39032v3, whole genome shotgun sequence genome:
- the LOC138896125 gene encoding uncharacterized mitochondrial protein AtMg00810-like produces MLITRDNLKVIEETKISFQKTFKKKDLGDLKYFLGIEFARSKEGINMHQRKYALELISEVGLTAAKPAETSIDTNIKLTSTQYDKEINTKSQVEEDPLVDQATYQRLIGKLLYLTVTRPDISFGVQTLSQFLQQPKQSYMIATLRIVRFLNQEW; encoded by the exons ATGTTAATTACACGAGATAATCTGAAAGTGATTGAAGAAACCAAGATCTCATTTCAAAAAACCTTCAAAAAGAAGGATTTGGGAGATCTGAAGTATTTCTTAGGTATTGAATTTGCAAGATCTAAGGAAGGAATCAATATGCATCAGAGGAAATATGCCTTAGAACTCATTTCAGAAGTCGGATTGACTGCTGCCAAACCTGCAGAAACATCTATTGATACAAATATCAAGCTCACTTCAACACAATATGATAAGGAAATTAATACAAAGAGTCAAGTTGAAGAAGATCCCTTGGTTGATCAAGCTACTTATCAGAGACTTATAGGAAAGTTGCTCTATCTAACTGTAACCAGACCTGATATATCCTTTGGAGTACAAACTCTAAGTCAGTTTCTTCAGCAACCTAAACAGTCATATATGATAGCAACCTTAaggatagtaag GTTTCTTAATCAAGAATGGTGA
- the LOC138896124 gene encoding uncharacterized protein yields MSSFNPLISILNQNKLEGPNYVDWKRNLDIVLTAEGYKFVITEECPEKPDEDTTDDQVKAYEKWVKADEIARCNILASMANVLQHQHQSMGPAYDMLENLKEMFGEQNRAAKQTAMKALLNTKMVE; encoded by the coding sequence ATGTCTTCATTCAACCCACTTATCTCAATTTTGAACCAAAACAAGTTAGAAGGACCGAATTATGTTGACTGGAAAAGGAACCTTGATATTGTCCTAACCGCTGAAGGTTACAAATTCGTAATCACTGAAGAGTGCCCAGAAAAACCTGATGAAGATACTACTGATGATCAGGTTAAGGCCTATGAAAAATGGGTTAAGGCTGATGAGATAGCGCGATGTAACATTCTTGCCTCTATGGCGAATGTATTGCAACATCAGCATCAGTCTATGGGGCCTGCTTATGACATGCTCGAAAATCTCAAAGAGATGTTCGGTGAGCAAAATCGTGCGGCTAAGCAGACAGCCATGAAAGCCCTTTTGAATACCAAGATGGTTGAATGA